Below is a window of Rhodothermales bacterium DNA.
GCTGGAAGCCGGCCTGGGCTGGATCACCAAGCTGGACAAGCCCGATTTCGTCGGCGCGGAGGCGCTGCGGCGTCAGAAGGCCGCCGGCGTTCCCCGCCGGCTGATTGGCTTTGTGATGGAGGAACGGAGCGTACCGCGGCACGGTTACCCTGTGTTGAACGACCAGGGCGTCGAGATCGGGATTGTCACCAGCGGTACACAATCGCCCGTACTGGGCACCGGCGTGGGTCTGGGTTATGTCGTCAACGACCCGGCGTACACGGCGCCCGGGGCCGTCCTGGCTGTACTGGTGCGTGACAAACCGCGCCGCGCCGTCGTAAAGAAACCCCCGTTCCATAAACACTGATCTGGTTCGGTATGGCCGCAGGAAGTAAGGCAAAACGTGCATCGTCACGCGGCGCGTCGGCTCCCATCATAGCCTACGAGCGCAAGCAGGAAGTACTCGGTCTCATCATGATGGCGATCGCGTTTCTGGTATTCCTCGCGCTCGCCTCATACAACGAGGCCGACAACGGCCTGGTGGCCGGCGGCCGGCTCTCCGATGCCATCGCCACCCACAACCGGGCGACGAACTCGCTCGGCCTGGTCGGCGCCGCGTTGGCGTATGCGCTCATCCCGAACTTCCTGGGCTACCCGGTCATGGTGTGGACCCTGCTGCTTTTTTCGTGGGGATACCTCTTCTTCCGCGCCCGGCCGTCGCTCTACCTGCCCATGTACACCACCCTCGGCATGCTCGGGACGTTTGAGATGGCGACTTTTTTTGGGTGGCTGGGCGTGCGGACGGGCATTAACACCGTCCACTTCAGCGGTGCGGTGGGCATTGGCATTGCCGACTGGCTCATCCGGGTATTTGGCGCCACAGGCAGTTTCTTCTTGATGACCGTCCTGACCATGATCACCGCGATGCTTATCGTCGACCGCGATCTGCAGCGTTCGATGGACCGTCTGGAAGAAGGCATCGTCTTTATGTTTAATGCCATCAAAGGGGGCTTCATGGCCATCAAGCGGGAGGTCGTGGATAACCGGCCCGCGCGCATCGATCGGCTCAAACGAGAGCGCCTGACCATGCTCGAAGAAGACGCGATTCTCGCGGAGGCCGACGTGCCCCCGCGGCGCGCCGTCGCGGAGATGGGCAACGTAGCCGGCGTACACACCTACCGCGCGCCGGTGGAAGAGCCCGAACCGGATATGGATGATGACGAGGATGGGCTCCTGACGCTGCCACAGACGCCCCCCCCGGCTTCCCATGGCTCGACGCGTCCGTCCGACGCGGGCGCACCCAGGCTGAACGACCTGTTTTCGTTCCAGGGGAGCGACATTCCGCCGCCCCCGCCGCCCAGCGTGGCCGATTTCCAGCGGGCGTTTGATACGGCGCCTGCCCGCAGCGCGGCGGACGACCTGTCGCTCACCGTCCAGCAGCCCATCCACGAGGAAAAGGCCGACCAGATCAAGGCCGCGCTCCAGGCCCAGTCCGAACAGTTCCAGTACCGCTTCCGCTTCCCCTCCGTGGAATTGCTGGATAAGTCGGACGACTCGATCGCTATCGACCGCGCCGAGCTGGAGGAGAACAAGCAGATCCTGCTCGACAAGCTGGCGACGTATAATATCCAGATCACCGACATCAAGGCGATCGTCGGGCCCACGATCACGATGTACGAGTTGACGCCGGCGCCCGGAGTCAAGATCAGTAAGATCACGGCGCTCGAAAACGACCTTGCGATGGCCATGGCCGCGCGTGGCATCCGGATGATCGCCCCGATCCCGGGGAAATCCGCCATCGGCGTCGAAATTCCTAACCGACACCGCGAACTCGTCCGCCTCCGCGACCTCATCGCCACCAAGCGCTTTAGCGAGGCGAAGATGCGCCTCCCCTTCCCGATCGGCAAAACGATCGAAGGCCAGGTGTACATCCAGGACATTGCTTCGATGCCGCACCTGCTGATCGCCGGCGCCACGGGCGCGGGCAAGTCGGTCTGCCTCAACACGCTCATCACAGGGCTCCTGTACGCCTGCCATCCGAACGATCTCAAGTTCGTGATGATCGATCCCAAAAAGATTGAATTGCAGCAATACGGGCGGATCGTGGACCACTACATCGCGATGCCGGCCAATTACGAGATGCCGATCATCACGGATGTGAGTCAGGCGCTCGGCGTCCTCCGGAGCTGCGAGCGGGAGATGGAACACCGCTATAACCTGCTCCAAAAGGCGATGGTGCGGGGGTTGTACGAGTACAATGAGAAATTCCGCGCCGGCGAGCTGGACGCCAACGTCGCCCATCGGCACCTGCCGTACATCGTGGTCGTGGTCGACGAGTTGGCTGACCTGATGCTCACGGCCGGCAAGGAAATCGAAGGACCGATCGCTCGCCTCGCCCAGATGTCCCGCGCCGTCGGCATCCACCTGGTGCTGGCTACTCAGCGTCCATCGGTCGACGTCATCACGGGTCTCATCAAAGCCAACTTCCCTGCACGTATCGCCTTCCAGGTCGCCTCCAAGATCGACTCCCGCACCATCCTGGACGCCAACGGCGCCGAAGGGCTCGTAGGCAACGGGGACCTGCTCTTTATGAAGGGCAGTCAGATGATCCGCCTCCAGGGACCGTACGTTTCGGTTGAAGAGGTCGATTACATCACCGAGTTCATCGCGACGCAGCAAGGGCCCGGCCCGTATCAGTTGCCCTCCATCGAGGACTCGCCAGAACTCGAGGTCGTGGGTGGAAACGGAGGCGGGTCGGCGGAAGACTTCGACGACCTGTTCCGTGAGGCGGCCCGTATCATCGTGCAGAGCCAGCAAGGTTCGGTGTCGCTGCTGCAGCGCAAGCTGTCGATCGGCTATACCCGTTCCGCGCGCATCGTAGACCAGCTTGAGCGCGCCGGCATCGTGGGTCCGTTCGAGGGCTCAAAAGCCCGCCAGGTCCTGGTGACCGATGAGGCCGATCTCGAGGAAATCCTGGCGAACCGGTCCTGACGCTCCGAAACTAACGCTCTGCATGTCGACTTCGCGTTTCCCACGCATCGGTATCCTCGGTGGGGGCCAGCTGGGCCGAATGCTCGCCCTCGCCGGCATCCGGATGGGGCTTCACATCCGATTTCTCTCCCCCGAGCCTTCCTCGTCGATGGACGGATTGGGGGAAGCGATCGTTGGCGACTGGCTCGACCCCGCGGTGCTGCGCAAATTCGCGGCCGGCTGTGATGTCATCACCGTGGAAAGCGAATGGGCGCCTCTGGAGCGATTAATCGATCTCGCGCCCCCCAAGACGCTGTGGCCTTCTCCCGAAACGCTCCACCTCGTGCGCGACAAAGGCCTCCAGAAACGCACCTTGACCGCCGCCGGCCTACCGACGCCGGCGTTTGCCTGTTGCGCCACCGTCGACGACGCCCTCGCCGCGGCCCGGTCGTTCGGCTTCCCCATGCTCCTAAAACGGTACCGTGGGTCGTACGACGGCTACGGCAACGCCACCATTCGCTCGGAGGATGACCTGCGCGCGGCCTGGCCCAGGCTGGCGGAATGGGATGGGCTGCTGGTGGAGGCCTGGGCGCCGTTTGTGCGCGAACTCTCCGTGCTGGTCGCCCGCCGACCCGACGGACAGCGTGTCGTCTATCCCGTCGCCTATACCGAGCAGCACGATCACCGATGCCATGCCGTAGTCGTTCCGGCGCCGATCGATTCCCGGGTTGCGACCGAAGCCCAGCGTATCGCCGTGGACGCGGTAGAAGCGTTTGGTGGGGTGGGACTCACGGCGGTGGAACTCTTCGAACTTGAAGACGGCGCTATCCTCATCAACGAGATGGCCCCCCGCCCGCATAATACAGGGCATTACTCGATTGACGCGAGCCAGACGTCGCAATTCGAAAACCACCTGCGCGCCATACTGGACTGGCCCCTCGGGGATCCGTCGCTTCGCGCGCCGGTGGCCGTCATGGTCAACATCCTCGGCCATCGAAGCGGCTCCGCTTCAACCGACGGGCTGAAGGAGGCGCTCTGTGTCGAAGGCGCGGCCATACACCTGTACGGCAAAGAAGATGTGAAGCCCCGGCGCAAGATGGGTCACGTGACGACTACAGGCACGTTGGCCGTCGAGACGCGCGCGCGCGCCGAGCGTGCGGCGGCCCTCATCACGCTGTAACGTACTGTCCAGTAAACACACCTCCTTATGAACCTCCCCTCCTCCCCGATCGTCAGCATCGCCATGGGCAGCGAATCGGATCTCCCGGTTATGGAAGCCGCCGCCGAAACGCTCGCCAGCTTTGGCGTCCTGTTCGAAATGCGTGTATTGTCTGCGCATCGCACGCCGGCGGTCATGACCGAATATGCACGGACGGCGCACGAGCGAGGTCTCAAGGTGATCATCGCCGGCGCCGGCGGAGCCGCACATCTGCCTGGCATGCTTGCCGCCTCGACGCCGCTCCCGGTGATCGGGGTGCCCGTACCGACCCGCCACCTCCAGGGCCTCGATAGCCTGCTTTCGATCGTCCAGATGCCCGGAGGCGTCCCGGTGGCGACCGTAGCCATCGGCGGCGCTCGAAATGCCGGGTTACTCGCCGTCCAGATCCTCGCCACGTCCGACCGTGCGCTGCTGGAGAAATACATCACCCACAAGCGTCACCTCATCGAACTCGTCGAGCAGATGGATGCGTCGACCCGAATACGCGGCGCCGAACTTCAAGCGCCAAAGGGCTGAACGCGTTCCGCTGCTCTTCGGTGGCCGCCGCGATCAGGGCAACCATCACTTTAAAGGCGTCTCCCAACTGACCCCATTCGTCCTTTCGCTTGCGCTGGAACGGCGCCCTGGTGTCGCCACCGGCCATCTTCCGGGCCGCGTCGCGCAAGGCATTGATGGTGCGCGTAATCGATCCAGCGCACATCCTGGATCTCGAGTGGCTTATAGGCAATGAATACCCTTTCCCCCCGGTACCCCTCGATGGTCAGCGTATGGCTATCGCCGGCGAGGGCGCTTCGCACGCTTTCCGTCTGGATCTCCTGAAACAGAATGGACGTCTCGGAGGCCATGATATTAGCGATCGCTCCGGCATCGTGCCCCTGCGACCGCAGATCCTCGTAGTAGGCTTCGGTGTCATCCACCAAGCCGCGCGCTACGCTCCCCGCATCCGCAGATCGTCGCCAACGAGGTACGTCTCGCCCGTTTGTCCGAGACCATCGGCTACCCAGCTATTCCGCCCCGTCATGACGGGATGGATGCGGTCGATGGGCATAAGGAGACTTAGATACGGGAGTAGCGCTTTACTCGACGAGTCCAAAGTGCGTTCGCACGGCCTCGTAATCACTCAGGTCCACGTTGGCGGCGCGAACAAAACCAAGGTCGGCGAGGATGACGACTTTGATGACCCGGTCGGGCTGGGCTTCAAGCGGAGCGGCGGGGGTAGACGCTTCGTAAAAGACCTCGACGATGCCGTCGTCATAACCATAGCCGAGCGTGATGGTGTAGTCCACCGCGGGAAGGTCCGGCGATTCTTCAGCGAACGTAAACGGCATCGCCGTCCAGGTGCCCTGCTCTCGGAAATACGCGAGGACGGCGCCATGCTCTACGACGGCCGGCGTGACGCTCTGCACCGCATACTGAGCGGAGGCAACATCGCCATTGATCGAGGCGTCGTCCATGGAGAAAACGAATTCGGCGGTTCGGATGCCGGTGCCTTCATCATCGTCGGAATCGACAAAACATCCGGCGGTCAGGCTGCTCAGCACAAAGAGGGCGGTCGCATACAGGCGCATTTTCATAACAATCCTCGCGTCATTGGGTCGGTGATCGTTCTATGGTTGCCGGGGGCAGGCCGTGTGATTCGATTCTATTCGGCGCTTTTGCAAAGCCCACGCCGGGGGCGGGTACAACCACGGCTACCGATTCGGCACGGTGGGGTTGCCCCCCGAAAAACACATTCCTGGAGCGATTTAAAGGTTTTGATGCGCTTCCTGCGTCGATGGGCGTCGCGCATCGACTCGTCCCGAGAAGCGAAACGATGTAGTCCTTTGTGGACACCTTGTCTGCGAACTTCGGTCAGTGGAAAGCCGCAATGGGGAACGCTGTAGGCAAAAGCCCGTACACAAAATTGCGCGATTTCACCGTTGAACAGAACGCTTCGCGCGTCCTATACTGCCTATGATCCGCGACAGAGACCGCGATAGCCCTTCTGCCACGCTTTCCCCGGCATTGTCTCCGTCGCATCCGCAGCGCCGTATCGCTGCTTTATTCTCGTCCTGTGCGAGAAGCTCGGCCCGGCCGGCCGGTTCATCGAAAACGCTCGATGCGTCGGCGGACCGATAGATTCTCTTCGGTGCTCCTATCGTGATAACATCATCATAAATTCAACGATTAAACGTAATAATACGGCTAATAATCCGACACACGGTAAGATTATTCCGTATTTTAAGAGACTGCGCAAACAACTGAATTTGAGCCTCCGAAGAGGGTTTAGCCGCGCTAAATCCTACCTCATAGATTGATTCGAGACGTCAATGCTGGATACACCCCAGACGATCAAACATCGTTACGCACCGAGCCTTACTTCAGACCGGTACCACACACTCTTACAGATGAGTGATGAGGATCTTATGGAGCAGTTCCAGATGGGAACGGTCGAGGCCTTTAACATTCTTGTCGATAAGTACTCCGAGCGGCTCACCCACTACCTGTACGGGTTCCTTGGGGATTCGAAGCGGTGTGAAGACCTGCTGCAGGAGACCTTTCTGCGGGTTTACCGAAATCGGCACTCGTACCAGCGCATCGCCAAGTTTTCGACCTGGCTCTACACGATCGCCGGCAACCTGGCGCGCTCCGAATACCGGAAGCGCAAGCGTCGCCGGATGTACTCGCTGCAGTCGGTGAATCGGGATAATGAGGAGTATGAACTCCAGTTGCCGGACGACTCTTTCCGGCCGGACAATCACGCGGAGAGCACGATCCAGGACAAATACATCCAGGATGCGCTCAACGAGATCCCGGAGTCGTTCCGGGAAGTGGTCGTCCTGCGGGACGTCCAGCAGCTCGCCTACGAGGAGATTGCTGAAATCACCGGGCTGCCGATGGGCACCGTCAAGAGCCGCATCAACCGGGGCCGTTCGAAGCTCCAGGTGTTGCTGAAAGACGTGTACACGACGGAAGAAGTGTAGTTCTACGATGTTGCTTGCCCTGTAGCCCCGGCCTGTCATGCAGTGCCGGGGCTTTTTTTATCCTACCCCCCTTCCCGCCATGCCTGCATCCTACGCACCTCGCCAGATCGTGCTCGACGCCGGCGAGCAGTCCCTCCTCATCACCTGGGCCGACGGCCACGTCAGCGCCTATCCGCTCGACGCCCTCCGCCGCGCCTGTCCGTGTGCCTCATGTGTGGGCAGCCATGAGCAAATGGGGCAAATTCCCGAACGGGAGCTCTTTCTCCTTCCCTCGCTCATGCGCTGGGAACAGGTCCGCCTCGAGCCTGTCGGCGGGTACGGGCTACGCTTCGTGTGGGACGATGGACACGATGCCGGCATCCACACCTGGGAGCGCCTCCGGATCCTCTGCCCCTGCGCGGCCTGCGCGCCTACGTACGGTGTAAAAGGGTAAGCCCGTCCGTCAGAACGCGATGAGCCGGGCCGTGACGATGGAATCGAGTCCCGGGAACGTGCGATCCAGATAGGCACGACCGGATGTAGTGATCGAGTCTTGCCGCATGGCCGGCGCATTGGCGTATTGCCCGTTGAAAAGCGCCACGGCTTCATCCATCCCCCGGACAATCCTACCGAAGGGCGGATACCCCCGCACGCCGCCGTACTCGAGGGCGTCGAGCCGGCTGTTGTCGACCAGGTTGATGTAGACCTGGGTAGTGCGCGACTTCGGGCCGCCGCGCGCAAAGGCCATGGTACCGCGGGCGTTCGACTGCATGACCGGCTCGTCCTCCAGCACCAGCGGTTTCCAGGCCCGGTTCGTCGCCTCATCGTTGTGGATCCCGAACTGCGCGACGTAGCCCGGAACGACACGGTAGACGGACACCTCGTCGTAATACTTGAGGCGGACCAAGTGATAAAATCGATCTGCCGCCAACGGGGCCCAGGACCGATAGACGACCAGATCGAAGGCCCCTTTGCTCGTCTCGAACGCCACCTTGAAGCTATCCGGCGCGGCCTCGGTCAGGCGATCGTCCGGCAGTGCCTGGGCGGCAGCCTGGCCCGCCGGCAGCGCCAGACACGCCAGCACCGCGACGACAGCGGCCTTACGGGTGAGCAGGGATGTTACTATGAAGACGACGACATTGACGAGCAGCCCCCACGCGCCGATGTCGATGATCGTGCGGAGCCGGCTCAGCGTCTCTCCCCCGCCACCCAGAATGGACGGCCACAGGGGACTCAGCAGAAACACCACGGCCAACCCGCACGCGATGCCAGCCACGGCACCCTGGCGCGTCCCGCGCTTGACGAATAACATGTCGAACGCCATGGGTAGGAGCTGACTCGAAAACGCAATCGCCAGGAGACCGAGTTGTGCGATCATCCCCACCAGATTTATCGTCTCGCTGGTGCGGCTCACAATCACGATCGTGAGCGCAAGAGCAGTGGCCAGGAAGATGATGCCCCGCCCCACCCACGTGCGTTGCGTCTCCGAGGCCGCCGGGTTGATATACCGGTCATAAATGTCTCGGGTGAGGATGGCGCTCAGCGCGTGCAGATTGCTGTCCGCCGTGCTCATCGCAGCGGCCATGATGGCCACCATGATGACGGCAGCGAGGATGCTGCCAAATACCCCCAGCAGCTGCGGGAGGTGGTTCTTGATGATGACCACCAGAATTTGATCGAACTGTCCCGGGGCCGTCCCTACCTCAGGGTGGGGCAGCACCACGGCGCCGCCCGTTTCGATGGGATACAGGACCTGCCCCCCGAGCCCGACGAGCATGATGCCAAAAAGGTAACAGACGGTGAGCACCACGGTGAAGATGACGGCGCTACGCCGGAGCGTGGCGGTCGACTTGGCCGAATAA
It encodes the following:
- a CDS encoding sigma-70 family RNA polymerase sigma factor → MSDEDLMEQFQMGTVEAFNILVDKYSERLTHYLYGFLGDSKRCEDLLQETFLRVYRNRHSYQRIAKFSTWLYTIAGNLARSEYRKRKRRRMYSLQSVNRDNEEYELQLPDDSFRPDNHAESTIQDKYIQDALNEIPESFREVVVLRDVQQLAYEEIAEITGLPMGTVKSRINRGRSKLQVLLKDVYTTEEV
- a CDS encoding 5-(carboxyamino)imidazole ribonucleotide synthase, whose product is MSTSRFPRIGILGGGQLGRMLALAGIRMGLHIRFLSPEPSSSMDGLGEAIVGDWLDPAVLRKFAAGCDVITVESEWAPLERLIDLAPPKTLWPSPETLHLVRDKGLQKRTLTAAGLPTPAFACCATVDDALAAARSFGFPMLLKRYRGSYDGYGNATIRSEDDLRAAWPRLAEWDGLLVEAWAPFVRELSVLVARRPDGQRVVYPVAYTEQHDHRCHAVVVPAPIDSRVATEAQRIAVDAVEAFGGVGLTAVELFELEDGAILINEMAPRPHNTGHYSIDASQTSQFENHLRAILDWPLGDPSLRAPVAVMVNILGHRSGSASTDGLKEALCVEGAAIHLYGKEDVKPRRKMGHVTTTGTLAVETRARAERAAALITL
- a CDS encoding DNA translocase FtsK; amino-acid sequence: MAAGSKAKRASSRGASAPIIAYERKQEVLGLIMMAIAFLVFLALASYNEADNGLVAGGRLSDAIATHNRATNSLGLVGAALAYALIPNFLGYPVMVWTLLLFSWGYLFFRARPSLYLPMYTTLGMLGTFEMATFFGWLGVRTGINTVHFSGAVGIGIADWLIRVFGATGSFFLMTVLTMITAMLIVDRDLQRSMDRLEEGIVFMFNAIKGGFMAIKREVVDNRPARIDRLKRERLTMLEEDAILAEADVPPRRAVAEMGNVAGVHTYRAPVEEPEPDMDDDEDGLLTLPQTPPPASHGSTRPSDAGAPRLNDLFSFQGSDIPPPPPPSVADFQRAFDTAPARSAADDLSLTVQQPIHEEKADQIKAALQAQSEQFQYRFRFPSVELLDKSDDSIAIDRAELEENKQILLDKLATYNIQITDIKAIVGPTITMYELTPAPGVKISKITALENDLAMAMAARGIRMIAPIPGKSAIGVEIPNRHRELVRLRDLIATKRFSEAKMRLPFPIGKTIEGQVYIQDIASMPHLLIAGATGAGKSVCLNTLITGLLYACHPNDLKFVMIDPKKIELQQYGRIVDHYIAMPANYEMPIITDVSQALGVLRSCEREMEHRYNLLQKAMVRGLYEYNEKFRAGELDANVAHRHLPYIVVVVDELADLMLTAGKEIEGPIARLAQMSRAVGIHLVLATQRPSVDVITGLIKANFPARIAFQVASKIDSRTILDANGAEGLVGNGDLLFMKGSQMIRLQGPYVSVEEVDYITEFIATQQGPGPYQLPSIEDSPELEVVGGNGGGSAEDFDDLFREAARIIVQSQQGSVSLLQRKLSIGYTRSARIVDQLERAGIVGPFEGSKARQVLVTDEADLEEILANRS
- the purE gene encoding 5-(carboxyamino)imidazole ribonucleotide mutase produces the protein MNLPSSPIVSIAMGSESDLPVMEAAAETLASFGVLFEMRVLSAHRTPAVMTEYARTAHERGLKVIIAGAGGAAHLPGMLAASTPLPVIGVPVPTRHLQGLDSLLSIVQMPGGVPVATVAIGGARNAGLLAVQILATSDRALLEKYITHKRHLIELVEQMDASTRIRGAELQAPKG
- a CDS encoding peptidylprolyl isomerase → MENQIISDLGGMAYIVLAAYLLVLLVIGYVGYRKSKVGEEDYYLAGRGQGWVVSSLTIMATFFSSFALLGAPGMVYRDGVVFALFALNVPLSGAMIYVLGSKIHRAGKANGYVTPADMLCDYYKSPVALRLLVAITGFLYAVPYVVMQIQAGGILAAQLFPGENSFIIGAVLLSAITMLYIMIGGMRSVAWTDVIQGGLLIFGMLVAGVATMYLLGGVSGFFARVAELPKTSLSVPGTTGYWSPEMLFTVCFFASMGSMVQPAQWMRYYSAKSTATLRRSAVIFTVVLTVCYLFGIMLVGLGGQVLYPIETGGAVVLPHPEVGTAPGQFDQILVVIIKNHLPQLLGVFGSILAAVIMVAIMAAAMSTADSNLHALSAILTRDIYDRYINPAASETQRTWVGRGIIFLATALALTIVIVSRTSETINLVGMIAQLGLLAIAFSSQLLPMAFDMLFVKRGTRQGAVAGIACGLAVVFLLSPLWPSILGGGGETLSRLRTIIDIGAWGLLVNVVVFIVTSLLTRKAAVVAVLACLALPAGQAAAQALPDDRLTEAAPDSFKVAFETSKGAFDLVVYRSWAPLAADRFYHLVRLKYYDEVSVYRVVPGYVAQFGIHNDEATNRAWKPLVLEDEPVMQSNARGTMAFARGGPKSRTTQVYINLVDNSRLDALEYGGVRGYPPFGRIVRGMDEAVALFNGQYANAPAMRQDSITTSGRAYLDRTFPGLDSIVTARLIAF
- a CDS encoding DUF971 domain-containing protein, with protein sequence MPASYAPRQIVLDAGEQSLLITWADGHVSAYPLDALRRACPCASCVGSHEQMGQIPERELFLLPSLMRWEQVRLEPVGGYGLRFVWDDGHDAGIHTWERLRILCPCAACAPTYGVKG